A single region of the Salmo salar chromosome ssa16, Ssal_v3.1, whole genome shotgun sequence genome encodes:
- the LOC106573761 gene encoding uncharacterized protein — MNTMSPRKKLLVPVSRRRMAKAGDDLFPFNLLPVECQLHVLSFLSEVDKCNSALVCSSWSCLVRSGKLWRVADFSRRGVIHLGQEGLLVSNREFERWKAWVHHYTHHLISRGASLLTLKASFDLGDQCNKWGELLSDLLENVHCRDLSHLDLNWTFTLLEPLDLRVGSNSHHDSITKIKMDQVTNFQVLLGKLSHSCPRITKMRLHFDWSETSVSLLTHFQHLRVLELKYFWVFKGVSPSTLQTLTKSLPNLKSLTLHILVPLRNLGISYTLESMSLEFLDVSPSRGLVFSSLNLPALRELRAKKIVRGITLDRRTRLRIQSRWPCLYQVLREGTPRLQALNNERLLPGWREQSYRELSSILQQSCYCLQHLDSWLW; from the coding sequence ATGAACACCATGTCCCCAAGGAAGAAGCTTCTTGTCCCTGTCAGTAGAAGAAGAATGGCAAAAGCAGGGGATGACTTATTTCCTTTCAATCTTCTGCCGGTGGAATGCCAGCTCCATGTGCTTTCCTTCCTGAGTGAGGTTGACAAGTGCAATTCTGCACTTGTATGCTCCAGTTGGAGTTGCCTTGTGCGATCAGGGAAGCTTTGGAGAGTGGCAGACTTTTCTCGCCGTGGGGTGATCCACCTTGGACAAGAAGGACTGCTGGTGTCCAACAGAGAGTTTGAGCGTTGGAAAGCATGGGTTCACCACTACACCCACCACCTTATATCCCGTGGGGCAAGCCTGCTCACCCTAAAAGCCAGCTTTGACCTGGGGGACCAGTGCAACAAATGGGGAGAGCTTCTCTCTGACCTCCTGGAAAATGTCCACTGCAGGGATCTCAGTCATCTGGACCTGAACTGGACATTCACACTACTGGAGCCACTGGACCTGCGGGTTGGTTCCAATTCACACCATGACAGCATTACCAAGATCAAGATGGACCAGGTCACTAACTTTCAGGTGCTACTGGGAAAACTTTCCCACAGCTGCCCTCGGATCACCAAGATGCGCCTGCACTTTGACTGGTCTGAGACATCAGTGTCACTCCTTACTCATTTCCAGCACCTCCGTGTCCTTGAACTCAAGTACTTTTGGGTCTTCAAAGGAGTAAGCCCAAGCACTTTGCAGACCCTGACCAAGTCACTGCCCAACCTTAAGTCCTTGACATTGCATATCCTGGTGCCACTCCGAAACCTTGGCATATCTTACACACTGGAGTCCATGTCTCTAGAGTTCCTGGATGTATCGCCTAGTCGTGGTCTGGTCTTCTCCAGTCTTAATCTGCCAGCATTACGGGAGCTAAGGGCCAAAAAGATTGTCCGTGGCATTACTTTAGACCGTCGAACCAGGCTTAGGATACAGAGCAGATGGCCCTGTCTGTACCAGGTTCTAAGAGAGGGGACCCCCAGGCTACAGGCCCTTAACAATGAGCGACTGCTTCCTGGTTGGAGAGAGCAGAGTTACAGAGAGCTGTCATCTATCCTCCAGCAGTCCTGTTATTGTCTCCAACACCTGGACAGTTGGCTCTGGTAA